Proteins encoded in a region of the Salinibacter grassmerensis genome:
- a CDS encoding flagellar hook assembly protein FlgD, whose product MIESLASSATSSPNADGSQGGGSDASQGLSKATAANLGKNDFLKLLTTQLQNQDPSNPMKGKEFAAQLAQFSSVEQLNNISGQIKDQGKSDGALAQSINDSIATDLIGRTVKTSGNTMQWTGEGEATFGVDLERPASEATVTIRDAGGNAIRTKTLENVSESTEVTWDGTTDGGGRVPDGTYSVDVNATGGSGDAVEGTVRLEGTVDRVTLEDGKTSLRIGGAQVSMGRVQSIAAQ is encoded by the coding sequence ATGATTGAGTCTCTCGCATCGTCCGCCACGTCGAGCCCGAACGCAGACGGTTCGCAGGGAGGAGGCTCTGACGCAAGTCAGGGCCTTTCGAAGGCCACCGCGGCAAACCTTGGCAAGAATGATTTCCTGAAGCTGCTCACCACGCAGCTCCAGAATCAGGACCCGTCCAATCCGATGAAGGGAAAAGAGTTTGCCGCGCAGCTGGCCCAGTTCAGCTCCGTCGAGCAGCTCAACAACATCAGTGGCCAGATCAAGGACCAGGGGAAAAGCGACGGGGCCCTCGCCCAGAGCATCAACGACAGCATCGCCACCGACCTCATCGGGCGAACGGTAAAGACCTCGGGCAACACCATGCAGTGGACCGGGGAGGGGGAGGCCACCTTCGGCGTCGACCTGGAGCGTCCCGCCTCCGAGGCCACGGTTACGATTCGCGACGCGGGAGGCAACGCGATCCGGACGAAGACCCTCGAGAACGTATCGGAGAGCACGGAAGTCACCTGGGACGGCACGACGGACGGGGGCGGGCGGGTGCCCGACGGCACATATTCGGTGGACGTGAACGCCACGGGCGGAAGCGGAGACGCTGTTGAGGGGACTGTGCGACTGGAGGGGACCGTCGACCGCGTCACGCTGGAGGACGGGAAAACTTCCCTCCGAATTGGCGGCGCGCAGGTGTCGATGGGGCGCGTGCAGAGCATCGCGGCCCAGTAG
- a CDS encoding kinesin has protein sequence MQSTVIKYGLLIAGAALGAFAVALLGAYLLMPSISPETAGTPADSLAGRDTARQASMPGDSTAASSRDSTGMQASRDSTDGPSSDSMRVASSLVQRLRDSLDVVGRLQDSLGTLKEQLRTTEQEAETLQERVASLESREAKVGELKDALLGMSQRELATVLSNVDMEVLKKLYQRTSGRTRTQLLSAISAERTAQFVNQVVGGDGASTDTTATQETNREGGRGASPFR, from the coding sequence ATGCAGTCGACCGTGATCAAGTACGGACTTCTCATTGCGGGCGCGGCGCTGGGGGCCTTTGCGGTCGCCCTGCTGGGGGCGTACCTGCTGATGCCGTCCATCTCGCCGGAGACGGCGGGAACGCCCGCCGACAGTCTCGCCGGGCGCGACACAGCCCGGCAGGCGTCCATGCCCGGCGACTCGACCGCGGCATCGTCGCGAGACTCGACCGGAATGCAGGCGTCCCGAGACTCAACCGACGGGCCGTCCTCGGACTCGATGCGCGTGGCGTCCTCGCTCGTCCAGCGGCTCCGGGACTCCCTGGACGTCGTCGGGCGGCTTCAAGACTCGCTTGGGACCCTCAAAGAGCAGCTCCGCACGACCGAGCAGGAAGCCGAGACCCTGCAGGAGCGGGTCGCGTCGTTAGAGAGCCGGGAGGCCAAGGTGGGGGAACTGAAAGATGCCCTGCTGGGCATGAGCCAGCGGGAGCTCGCAACCGTGCTGTCCAACGTGGACATGGAGGTCCTTAAGAAGCTGTACCAGCGAACTTCGGGACGCACACGTACCCAGCTGCTCAGCGCCATCTCGGCGGAGCGGACGGCACAGTTTGTGAACCAGGTTGTCGGGGGCGATGGTGCGTCCACCGATACGACCGCCACGCAGGAGACGAATAGAGAAGGAGGCAGGGGCGCGTCTCCGTTCCGGTAG
- a CDS encoding TIGR02530 family flagellar biosynthesis protein, with the protein MTVHQRNGRVPPDALRQTPQQDPASSPDGPTDADDSSFADHLEAAQDQTEDIDLSGHAKQRIAQRNISLNTTQRQELADAMDQLDDKGAQDAAVLREDAAFVVNVPNRTVVTALDQTEMKQRVFTQIDSAMRL; encoded by the coding sequence ATGACGGTCCACCAGCGAAACGGACGCGTCCCGCCGGATGCGCTCCGGCAGACGCCCCAGCAGGACCCGGCCTCCTCCCCCGACGGCCCGACGGACGCGGATGATTCGTCGTTCGCCGATCACCTGGAGGCGGCCCAGGACCAGACGGAGGACATCGATCTGTCCGGACATGCCAAGCAACGGATCGCGCAGCGCAATATCTCCCTCAACACCACCCAACGCCAAGAACTCGCCGACGCCATGGATCAGCTCGACGACAAGGGGGCCCAGGACGCGGCCGTTCTCCGAGAAGACGCGGCCTTCGTGGTCAACGTGCCGAACCGCACTGTCGTCACGGCCCTCGACCAGACCGAGATGAAGCAACGCGTCTTCACCCAAATTGACAGTGCCATGCGTCTGTAA
- a CDS encoding flagellar FliJ family protein, with amino-acid sequence MPGKKFRFSLQKVLELRQHETEKARQALADAEHALEQKEAEMERATDHLAECRRRVDEARRQDPARIQQADAFRQEARQEVEEARSAVEDCREQVEQARTELRERRRAEEALEELRNQERDQHDREQKKASEAFFDEQAMLRHDRTDEALSLL; translated from the coding sequence ATGCCCGGAAAGAAGTTCCGCTTCTCGCTGCAGAAAGTGCTGGAATTGCGCCAGCACGAGACCGAGAAGGCCCGCCAGGCCCTCGCCGACGCCGAGCATGCGCTCGAGCAGAAGGAGGCTGAGATGGAGCGGGCTACGGACCACCTGGCGGAGTGTCGGCGGCGGGTGGACGAGGCGCGGCGACAGGACCCCGCCCGCATTCAGCAGGCCGATGCGTTTCGCCAAGAGGCGCGTCAGGAGGTGGAAGAAGCCCGGAGTGCCGTGGAAGACTGTCGGGAGCAGGTCGAACAGGCTCGCACTGAGCTTCGAGAACGCCGGCGGGCCGAGGAGGCCCTCGAAGAGCTGCGAAATCAGGAGCGAGACCAGCACGACCGCGAACAGAAGAAGGCGAGCGAGGCCTTCTTCGATGAACAGGCCATGCTTCGTCACGACCGCACCGACGAGGCACTGTCGCTACTCTAA
- a CDS encoding flagellar hook protein FlgE, which translates to MSLQSLSIGVSGLRSHQTRLDTVSNNIANSSTTAFKRQRAAFSEKLGQEILGVGRTAGGSAINPSKVGRGVSVASVDRNFSQGSLNDTGIKTDLALKGDGFFVASPKSGATSDQRRLTRAGNFTFNQDGELVTANGLNVQGWEVGDDGTANTGELKNVRFDPNAQSLAKATTKAEVGGNLSADATDGDTSEISSVVYDEQGKAHNVVINFEKTATDDTWTFSVKDPDGVLQNANSGGPGDANGTIAFKDDGSVDTITGVTNTYDPDGNGTNDGVSLNWESDAVQGGKSLGISLSGITQFSGSTTSKFQGQNGNSSGELSGVQFTPEGKLQLNYTNGVQQEEYQLAIGDVNNPNGLEQQGENFFTTTGASGDLQLGRAGRDLQTSVVSGSLESSNVDLAKEFSDLIKAQRSYQASSQIITTADEVLNQTVQLKR; encoded by the coding sequence ATGAGTCTTCAGTCTCTGAGCATCGGCGTCTCTGGGCTTCGAAGTCACCAGACGCGCCTCGACACGGTAAGCAACAACATCGCAAACTCGAGCACAACTGCGTTCAAGCGGCAGCGGGCCGCGTTTAGCGAAAAACTCGGCCAGGAGATTCTCGGGGTTGGGCGCACGGCGGGTGGCTCAGCCATTAATCCCTCGAAGGTGGGCCGGGGCGTCTCGGTTGCCTCCGTGGACCGAAACTTCTCGCAGGGCTCGCTCAACGACACGGGCATCAAGACCGACCTTGCGCTGAAAGGGGACGGCTTCTTTGTCGCCAGTCCCAAGAGTGGAGCGACCAGCGACCAGCGCCGCCTCACGCGGGCCGGCAACTTTACGTTCAACCAGGACGGCGAGCTCGTGACGGCCAACGGGCTGAACGTACAGGGCTGGGAGGTTGGCGACGACGGAACGGCCAATACGGGAGAACTCAAGAACGTTCGGTTCGACCCCAATGCCCAATCTTTGGCGAAAGCCACCACCAAGGCCGAGGTTGGGGGCAACCTCTCGGCCGACGCGACCGACGGGGACACAAGTGAGATTTCGAGTGTCGTCTACGACGAGCAAGGGAAGGCCCACAATGTGGTCATCAACTTCGAAAAAACGGCCACTGATGACACGTGGACATTCAGCGTGAAGGACCCCGATGGTGTCCTTCAAAACGCTAACTCGGGCGGACCCGGTGACGCCAACGGCACGATTGCGTTCAAGGACGACGGTTCCGTGGACACGATAACGGGCGTGACTAACACGTACGATCCAGACGGCAACGGCACCAACGATGGGGTAAGTCTCAACTGGGAATCCGATGCAGTACAGGGGGGCAAAAGCCTGGGCATCAGCCTGAGTGGCATTACGCAGTTCAGCGGCTCGACCACATCGAAATTCCAGGGCCAGAACGGCAACTCGTCGGGAGAGCTGTCCGGCGTTCAGTTCACGCCGGAGGGAAAGCTGCAGCTCAACTACACCAACGGGGTGCAGCAGGAGGAGTATCAGCTGGCCATCGGCGACGTCAACAACCCGAACGGCCTAGAGCAGCAGGGCGAAAACTTCTTCACTACGACCGGTGCCTCGGGCGACCTTCAGCTTGGGCGTGCGGGTCGGGACCTACAGACCTCCGTGGTGTCCGGGTCGCTGGAGTCGAGCAACGTGGACCTCGCGAAGGAATTTTCCGATCTCATCAAGGCGCAGCGGAGCTACCAGGCCTCCTCCCAGATTATCACGACCGCGGATGAGGTCCTGAACCAGACCGTCCAGCTCAAGCGGTAA